From Daucus carota subsp. sativus chromosome 6, DH1 v3.0, whole genome shotgun sequence, the proteins below share one genomic window:
- the LOC108227222 gene encoding uncharacterized protein LOC108227222: protein MPIEMPRGVPFSVDTWTAVSMQKRHHFLTHAHKDHSQGISSFHSYPIYSTHLTKILTLHYYPQLHDSLFVNIEVGDSVVIRDPEADFTVTAFDANHCPGAIMLLFEGTFGTILHTGDCRLDQECLQRLPEKYLGTKTKNPKCSIDYIFLDCTFGRFSKMPSRQSAIRQLINCVWKHPGAPVVYLTCNMLGQEEILVNVSQTFGTKIFVDKEENPECYHLLKLTVPDILTEDSSSRFHMFDGFPNLSERAEAKLADSRNRSQPEPLIIRPSAQWYACEDVHLKTEITRKVKLSEAVRDQSGIWHVCYSMHSSREELEWALQLLRPKWVVSTTPSCRAMELTYVKKHCFISEVASDDPLWKLLDLSFEVPQIAEQVSVKSASCSSILELGAELEPWLIGVSADQQKHLHLSPPSKRPHVTLFGRARFGLPDSEVFHEQKEREIIENDPLNIDEQVAIVGSASNGLQYSSESHEEMRTDMMYGNPSCEVHDEQYKSPEREYTFKETHMKSPENKNVVDIIKTNNSSEVKMTLADETSFSPDGSSKRFCANLRKMYRKMHVPVPQPLPSLVELMKSRKNAKRKFTFQ from the exons ATGCCGATAGAGATGCCGAGAGGGGTGCCGTTTTCGGTAGACACATGGACAGCCGTGTCGATGCAAAAACGACATCATTTTCTCACACACGCTCACAAAGATCACTCTCAAGGAATTTCTTCTTTTCATTCTTATCCAATTTACTCTACGCACCTCACTAAGATCCTCACCCTCCATTATTATCCCCAG CTTCACGATTCCTTGTTTGTCAACATTGAGGTCGGAGACTCCGTTGTTATTCGGGATCCGGAGGCCGATTTTACTGTCACCGCATTCGATGCCAATCATTGTCCTG GAGCTATTATGCTTTTATTTGAAGGCACTTTTGGTACCATATTGCACACTGGAGATTGCAGACTTGACCAAGAGTGTTTGCAGAGGTTACCTGAGAAGTATTTAggaacaaaaactaaaaatcctAAATGTTCGATTGATTATATCTTTTTAGACTGCACATTCGGGAGATTTTCAAAGATGCCTAGCAGACAATCTGCAATCAGACAG CTCATTAATTGTGTGTGGAAGCACCCTGGCGCTCCAGTTGTGTATTTGACCTGTAATATGCTGGGCCAGGAAGAGATACTTGTGAATGTATCCCAAACATTTGGCACAAAGATTTTTGTTGACAAAGAAGAAAATCCAGAATGTTATCATCTTTTGAAGCTTACAGTTCCCGATATATTGACAGAAGATTCTTCTTCTCGTTTCCATATGTTTGATGGATTTCCTAACCTTTCAGAAAGAGCTGAAGCAAAGCTTGCCGACTCCCGAAATAGATCGCAACCAGAGCCACTTATTATACGTCCATCGGCACAATGGTATGCATGTGAGGACGTTCATTTAAAGACTGAAATAACAAGAAAAGTTAAACTCAGTGAAGCAGTGAGAGACCAGTCTGGTATTTGGCATGTCTGTTACTCAATGCATTCATCCAGGGAAGAATTAGAGTGGGCCCTCCAGCTTCTCAGACCTAAATGGGTGGTCTCAACTACCCCCAGTTGTCGAGCTATGGAATTGACGTATGTTAAAAAGCACTGCTTTATTAGTGAAGTAGCTTCTGATGACCCTCTCTGGAAGCTTCTAGACTTGAGTTTTGAGGTTCCTCAAATTGCTGAGCAAGTATCAGTGAAGAGTGCAAGCTGTTCATCCATCCTTGAATTAGGTGCTGAACTTGAGCCTTGGTTGATTGGTGTATCAGCTGACCAACAAAAGCATTTGCATCTCTCTCCACCAAGCAAAAGACCTCATGTCACCTTGTTTGGAAGAGCAAGGTTCGGTCTTCCAGACTCTGAAGTTTTCCATGAACAGAAGGAAAGAGAAATTATAGAGAATGACCCTCTGAATATAGACGAGCAAGTGGCGATTGTTGGTAGTGCGAGTAATGGACTCCAATATTCTTCCGAATCTCATGAAGAAATGAGAACAGATATGATGTATGGAAATCCATCATGTGAAGTTCATGATGAACAATATAAATCACCAGAAAGAGAGTATACTTTTAAGGAGACTCATATGAAGTCACCAGAAAACAAGAATGTGGttgatataattaaaacaaacaatTCATCAGAGGTGAAAATGACTCTGGCAGACGAAACATCTTTTTCACCCGATGGGTCCTCAAAGAGGTTCTGTGCAAATCTGAGAAAGATGTACAGGAAAATGCATGTGCCTGTGCCTCAGCCCCTTCCTTCCCTGGTAGAGTTAATGAAATCCAGAAAAAATGCTAAGAGAAAGTTTACGTTCCAATGA
- the LOC108225352 gene encoding uncharacterized protein LOC108225352, with protein sequence MWTSPRFLMATLQAMLLLWTCMYTCGATRGRVDYDMIEGLISTSAAAAVKVGNISKVEDAVYFQIYYGQTFKVIKNGFDGKSYLLSQNTSRMASRTKYCTSRIKSFVIPLSNYSVDTSFFSISFFELLGLLTSLKGITSLDLVASQCVLKLYSDGGIEILNKSETQQLTRFSAHFISNAEQSQSCNFATFLPNTEDTPLQRAEWIKYLGTFANMEFRANKVYDAVKANYLCLAKAAANKTTSFKPVVAWLAFNDGEWSFTQDPYKLKYVEDAGGENIDKSINKATYNNTIPDDCEDFHAILCTVDVVVDETYTSDPWHYNVSTFLQNINVEDRSCFAFITKQSLWRYDKRLQSANSLDFFDGAISQPQLVLADMIEAVSPSGNYTTTYFRNLVKEEAITNIKPEMCDRDVSSALEPTIVDC encoded by the exons ATGTGGACATCTCCCAGATTTCTGATGGCAACTCTGCAGGCAATGTTGCTGCTGTGGACGTGCATGTACACTTGCGGTGCTACTAGAGGAAGAGTTGACTACGATATGATCGAGGGTCTGATCAGTACATCTGCAGCAGCCGCGGTTAAGGTAGGGAATATATCTAAGGTAGAAGATGCGGTGTATTTTCAGATTTACTATGGCCAGACATTCAAAGTCATCAAGAATGGCTTCGATGGCAAGAGCTATCTTCTTAGTCAG AATACGTCGAGGATGGCATCCAGGACTAAGTACTGCACATCGAGGATCAAATCTTTTGTCATCCCATTGTCAAATTATTCAGTTGATACCAGTTTTTTTTCAA TTTCTTTCTTTGAG CTTCTAGGATTATTAACAAGTTTGAAGGGAATCACATCGTTAGATTTGGTAGCATCGCAATGTGTGCTAAAATTATACAGTGATGGAGGAATAGAAATATTGAACAAAAGTGAGACACAACAACTTACAAGATTCTCAGCACACTTCATAAGCAACGCTGAACAATCTCAGTCCTGTAACTTTGCAACTTTTCTTCCCAACACCGAAGACACTCCTCTGCAG CGAGCAGAGTGGATCAAATACTTAGGAACTTTTGCTAATATGGAATTCAGAGCGAATAAAGTCTATGATGCT GTGAAAGCAAACTATCTGTGCTTGGCTAAAGCAGCTGCCAACAAGACAACTTCTTTCAAGCCAGTGGTAGCCTGGTTGGCTTTCAATGAT GGGGAGTGGTCGTTCACGCAGGATCCATACAAATTAAAG TATGTGGAAGATGcagggggagaaaatatagACAAATCTATCAACAAAGCTACTTATAACAACACCATTCCTGATGATTGTGAAGACTTTCATGCCATCTTATGT ACTGTAGATGTAGTGGTCGACGAAACTTACACATCAGATCCATGGCACTATAACGTCAGCACCTTTCTCCAGAACATTAATGTAGAAGATCGATCATGTTTTGCCTTCATTACAAAACAAAGCTTATGGAGGTACGACAAAAGACTGCAAAGTGCTAATTCCCTTG ATTTTTTTGACGGAGCAATTTCACAGCCCCAACTGGTTCTAGCAGACATGATTGAAGCGGTGTCGCCTTCTggaaattacacaactacatatTTTAGGAATCTCGTTAAG GAAGAAGCAATTACAAATATTAAGCCTGAAATGTGTGACAGAGATGTTTCATCAGCTCTGGAACCAACCATTGTAGACTGTTGA
- the LOC108193051 gene encoding protein REPRESSOR OF SILENCING 3: MEKVEEEKGAQGTRIYMGGLGKIVTEDDIRKTFSGLGRVDAVDIFRTKGRSFAYLDFVPSAEKSLPKLFSTYNGCMWKGGRLKLEKAKEHYLLRLKREWDDDAKLINSAPSRVDISDSKPSSEKPKKLQALEKPNIRIFFPKLSKMKSLPFGGSGKHKYSFQRIEVPPLPIHFCDCEEHCNSFHKEKGTTSDTETANGGIREEELSIMESVMKKLFERETDSKAVADRGKSTEERDSLPEVIDIPVDEVISDPPSDEENLIINIVAGGKESMLLSGNQAQKTRPDNKELKHGRSNTFKDRPVNSLHTSQKKNIESFSMKRKLPLAELSEGNERESLDTKKKKSLPVNSKGQEDQSTEPKARPPKSKNNIAWSQKSAWKDLIGKKGNTPFQFSSVVSSISSTKEEQPNSSSDKLSESFAKVKLPQSSDAAPTIASAKVEQPQSSRFVVGVIMEEQTRPRDLNVISYSSDSEKQNTLHGNPESETMQSKEKQGAEAPALASPNDVSITTARGVSWRQKSSWTQLVADANKNSFSISQVIPGLSFETQPSQPNLTDVAADTSNAEHQNLLKLNELENTGHGLEVKDRSVHVAPSNFDAISLSKSTVDSEKSKASTVLGKREATALKINNRLPLIRKPISIADFGETCSFVRSADSLKEWSKAKASVSNSLKKKRGPEEK, from the exons ATGGAGAAGGTGGAAGAAGAAAAGGGGGCACAGGGAACGAGGATATACATGGGTGGATTAGGCAAAATTGTAACTGAAGATGATATTCGTAAAACATTTTCAGGTTTAGGTCGTGTTGATGCTGTCGATATTTTTCGCACCAAAGGCCGTAGCTTTGCTTACCTTGATTTTGTACCTTCCGCTGAAAAGTCTCTCCCCAAGCTCTTTAGCAcg TACAATGGGTGTATGTGGAAAGGAGGAAGGTTGAAACTTGAGAAGGCAAAAGAGCACTACCTTCTTCGCTTAAAACGTGAGTGGGATGATGATGCCAAACTTATTAATAGTGCACCAAGTAGGGTTGATATATCTGACAGCAAGCCTTCGTCGGAGAAGCCGAAAAAGTTACAAGCTTTGGAAAAGCCAAATATTCGTATATTTTTTCCCAAATTGAGCAAG ATGAAATCTTTGCCATTCGGTGGAAGTGGAAAGCACAAATACAGTTTCCAGCGCATTGAAGTACCCCCTCTTCCAATTCATTTTTGTGATTGTGAAGAACATTGTAATTCATTTCACAAGGAAAAAGGAACTACTTCTGATACAGAAACAGCAAATGGCGGGATTAGAGAGGAAGAACTTAGCATTATGGAATCAGTTATGAAAAAACTATTTGAGAGAGAGACTGACTCCAAGGCTGTGGCAGACAGGGGTAAATCAACTGAAGAAAGAGACAGTTTACCTGAAGTTATTGATATTCCAGTTGATGAAGTTATTTCTGATCCACCGTCAGATGAAGAAAATCTTATTATTAACATCGTGGCTGGTGGGAAGGAAAGTATGCTATTATCAGGGAACCAGGCACAAAAAACTAGGCCAGACAACAAG GAATTAAAGCATGGTAGATCTAATACCTTTAAAGATCGCCCAGTCAACAGTTTACATACAAGTCAGAAAAAGAATATTGAATCTTTCAGTATGAAAAGAAAATTGCCTCTTGCCGAGTTAAGTGAAGGAAATGAACGTGAATCCCTtgatacaaaaaagaaaaagagtttgCCAGTTAATTCCAAAGGACAAGAGGATCAGAGTACAGAACCGAAGGCACGCCCCCCAAAATCGAAAAATAATATTGCATGGTCACAGAAGTCTGCATGGAAGGACTTAATTGGTAAGAAAGGTAACACTCCATTCCAGTTTTCCAGTGTTGTGTCAAGTATTTCTTCTACGAAAGAAGAGCAGCCCAATAGCTCCAGCGATAAGCTGAGCGAATCTTTTGCTAAGGTTAAGCTTCCCCAAAGCTCAGATGCTGCTCCAACAATAGCATCTGCAAAAGTGGAGCAGCCTCAAAGCTCACGTTTTGTTGTAGGCGTAATAATGGAAGAGCAAACCAGGCCTCGTGATCTTAATGTTATCAGTTATAGTTCCGATTCAGAAAAGCAAAACACACTACATGGGAACCCAGAAAGTGAAACAATGCAGTCTAAAGAAAAGCAAGGTGCAGAAGCTCCTGCTTTAGCTTCACCAAATGACGTTTCAATAACAACAGCCAGAGGTGTTTCATGGCGACAAAAATCATCATGGACACAGCTGGTTGCTGATGCAAACAAAAATTCATTCAGCATCTCACAAGTTATACCTGGTCTCTCTTTTGAAACACAACCATCACAACCCAATCTCACTGATGTTGCTGCAGATACAAGTAATGCAGAACATCAAAACTTGTTGAAGCTAAATGAGCTTGAAAATACAGGACATGGTCTTGAAGTAAAAGACAGATCTGTTCATGTTGCTCCTAGTAATTTCGATGCTATCTCTCTGTCTAAGAGCACTGTTGACTCTGAGAAGTCGAAAGCGTCAACAGTCTTAGGAAAGCGTGAAGCTACTGCACTGAAAATTAACAACAGACTACCATTAATTCGAAAACCAATATCTATTGCTGATTTCGGTGAAACTTGCTCATTCGTGAGGAGTGCTGATTCCTTGAAGGAGTGGTCTAAGGCCAAAGCATCTGTAAGTAACTCTCTTAAGAAAAAAAGGGGACCTGAAGAGAAGTAG